TCTTGAAATAATACTTTAAAGATCATAATTATAAATCTCTCCTAACTTCCTAGTAATTTCCGTATTCTTGTCCTGTAAATATAATAGCACGTTTTGCACCTATATGGTAACAATAGAATGTTTTAGCTAAGAGATTGTAGTAATCCACCGCATCATAAAGTGAAAGCTTAAGCATATAATTTTCGACTCAAGATATCTTTCCAACGATTTCTAAGCTTTTTCTTCAAACGTTTTAACATTATGTCATACAACTCCTTTCCTTATACGAAGAAAAGCTGTAAAAAAACGTTTAGCCGACCATATCCCTCTTGTCTCTAGTATAGTACCTTTTAAGCGAGAATTGAATAGATAGGTTAAAGAGAATTTTACTTTTTCTTATTCTTTTCCGTAGTATGCTCTATAAAATAGTTCTTTACGGGTGTTTTTCAGAGATTATTTTAATCGATTGAAATTGGGTGAATATTCCTTTACATTTAAAGGGTTTAGGGAGGGGGAGAAAGATGAAAAGATTGTATGTAGGGTTATTTACTCTTTCCCTTATATGGGGAACATCTTTTCTATTTATTAAAGTGCTGGTCTCATCTATGTCTGTATGGGAAGTGGTCTTCTGGAGATGTACATTTGGTGCTGTCGTGTTGTGGGGGATTTATGCTTTTGAAGGCAAGCAAACATTGTCGAAGCTTCCTTGGGGGTCGCTCCTTTTAGTTGGTCTTACGAATAATGCTTTACCATGGGGGCTTATTGCTTTAAGTGAAACCTCCATCACGTCGAGTTTGGCATCTGTCTTAAATGCAACAACGCCATTATGGGCGGGACTCATAGGATTACTATTCTTTGGAGTTCGGATCAGAGGGAGGCAATGGTTTGGCATTGCTATTGGTTTCATTGGAATCATGGTGCTTGTGGACCCGGGAGAGGTCGGTTTTGTTCGAAATGGATTAGCCGGTACACTTACCATGATAGTAGCTGCCATCTGCTACGGATTTTCATCTCAGTACATAAAGAAAAATCTAAATGATGTATCGGCAGTAACTGTAGCCGCTATTACGTTAACCTTCTCTGCTATGTACGCATTCATATTTACTAGTATTAGTGGTACTATGAATTGGAGTTTAGTCACCACCCCGTCTATTTTTGGTTCATTAATAGGTCTTGGAGCATTTGGATCTGGCCTGGGTATTTACATTTTCTATTACCTGATCCAAAAAGGTTCTGCTGAATTTGCTACTATGGTTACCTATCTTGTGCCTGTCACAGCTTTGTTATGGGGATCTATTTTTCTGGAGGAGAGAATCAAGGTAAGTATGGTGGTTGGTCTAGCTTTCGTATTAATGGGCGTATATTTGGCTCAAGAAAAGAGGAAAAAGCAAAGGGGGAAACATCATGAGCAACAAACTCGTGTTTCTTGACATTGATGGCACCATTGTCGATCATAATAAAAAAATCCCTGAAGAAACGAAGAAGTCTATAGCACTGCTGCAGCAAAAAGGGATAGAGGTAGCTATTGCAACAGGGCGAGCTCCATTTATGTTTGCAGATTTAAGAGAAGAGCTCGGAATTCATTCCTATATTAGTTTTAATGGTCAATATGTGGTCCATGAAGGGAACGTAATCTATGAGAACCCTTTACTAGAGGGGGAGTTAGAGGCGCTGTATGATCAAGCCATTCAATCGGGACACCCAATGGTATTCTTGAACGAAGCGGGTATGAGAGCATCTGAAAGTGATCACACGCACATTACCGATAGTATTGGAAGCTTGAAGTTACCTTATCCTGAAATCGATCCCGAATTTTATAAAGGCAAATCCATTTATCAAGCCCTGCTATTTTGTAAGCATGGTGAAGAAGATAGGTACAAGGAAGAACCTCGTCAGCTAGATTTTATTAGATGGCATGATTATTCTATTGATGTGATTCCAGAGGGCGGTTCCAAAGCAGAAGGAATCAAGCATTTCATGAATGCGTTAGGCGTAGACCAACAGCACACGTACGCATTTGGAGATGGCTTAAACGACCGTGAAATGCTAGGGTTTGTAGCAAATGGAATTGCTATGGGCAACGCTTCAGACGAGATAAAAGCTGTAGCAAATTATGTGACGAAAAATGTTGATGAAAATGGGCTATCTCATGGGTTTAGGTTAGTTGGATTATTAGAAGATGAATGAGTGGAAGCACCTTTAACAAGGTGCTTCTTTTTGTTTTAGTTGATGATTATAGTTCAGATCATCCCTTTGTTATGAAAAGGGTTTAATTTTACATGAGACGGGGATTACATGGAAAGGTAGTTATTCTAGTAAAAAAACGCCCTGAAAAGTTCCAGGACGTTTATGAGCAGTCACTTATAGGGTTGTTGTAATAGGTTGGTAACGCACCATTCTATTATGAATCAATAACAGATGCGTTTTCCGGCTCCTGGAATGGGTTATCTTTATTAATATGATCATAAAACATAATGCCATTTAAATGATCGATTTCATGTTGGAATACGATTGATGCCATTCCACGAAGACGAAGTTTCACTTCATTGCCTTCAAGGTCCGTACCTTTTACGGTGATTCGTGCATAACGTGGAACGTAACCTGGCACGTCGCGATCAACGGATAGACATCCTTCACCTGATGATAAGTATGCTTTTTCAACAGAGTGGCTAACAATCCTTGGATTAAAAAGACCGTAGCTGTACAGTTTATCATCGAAATCCGTGAAGTGGACGGCTAACATTCTTTTGGCTACATTAATCTGCGGTGCAGCAAGTCCAACGCCAGCGCGTAAGTTATATTGTGCTGCAAGCTCATCATCTTGACTGTTTTTTATAAATTGAAGCATTTCTTCTAACGTTTTTTGTTCTTCTTCAGTAGGAGGTAATGTAACCTCATCTGCTACTTCGCGTAGAACCGGGTGTCCTTCGCGAACAATATCATCCATCGTTATCATAAGATTTTACACAATCCTTTCTAGCTTGTTCATAATGTATAGTGTACCACATTTAAAGGGTACTATGGAACTTTAGCATCATCAGAGGCATGATTACTTAATTACTGCATAAAGTACCAAAGAATCATTCTATAAGATTCTATGCATAGTTGTAACAGTTTTGTAACTTTTTGCTTAATGAATATGATATACTGGTGAAGATTCTTCCAATTCCGGGAGAATGAAACGCCTTAAGGAGGAAATACACATTGCGCTTAGGAAAATTAATCTCTGTATTGTTATTATCTGCTGTCCTTCTCACTGCGTGTAATAATGGTCCATCTGCTGCTGAAAAAATATATGACCATCTAGAACAAGCTGTGACATTAGAAGATGCGTTTGAGGACCAGCAAGATCCACTAGTTCAGCTTGAGCAACAAGAAACTGAACTTTACAACAAAATTATTAACCTTGGTATGAAAGACTTTGACAAGATCAAAGAATTATCCGAAGAAGCGTTGTCGGTTGTTGAACAACGTCAGGAAAAGCTTGAAGTTGAGAAAGAAAGTATAGAGTCAGCTAAGGAAGAATTCGATAATGTAGAATCTCTTATTGAAGACCTGGAGGCTGAAGAAGCTCAACAGAAGGCAAAAGAGATGGTAGATGCGTTCAACAAACGCTACGAAGCTTATCAGGAATTCTATAATGCATATGAAGAATCCAACAAGCTTGATCAAGAACTTTATACCATGTTCCAAGACAAAGAACTTACACAAGAGAAACTAGAAGAACAAGTTAACAAGATCAACAAGAGTTATGAAACGGTTATCGAGAAAAACGATCAATTTAACAAACTAACAAAAGAGTATAACGAATTGAAAAAAGAGTTTTACGAAGTAGCCGATCTAAATATCGATTTTGATCAGTCTTCCTCAGAAGATGAACAACCATCTGACTCGTCTGATGATTCTTCAGAAGAAAAACAAGATAAAGAATCAAGCGACAATCAATCAGATGAAGATCAGAAAGACGAACAATAAGCTGTCCTTATAAGGACAGCTTTTTCTATG
The nucleotide sequence above comes from Pontibacillus chungwhensis. Encoded proteins:
- a CDS encoding Cof-type HAD-IIB family hydrolase, which gives rise to MSNKLVFLDIDGTIVDHNKKIPEETKKSIALLQQKGIEVAIATGRAPFMFADLREELGIHSYISFNGQYVVHEGNVIYENPLLEGELEALYDQAIQSGHPMVFLNEAGMRASESDHTHITDSIGSLKLPYPEIDPEFYKGKSIYQALLFCKHGEEDRYKEEPRQLDFIRWHDYSIDVIPEGGSKAEGIKHFMNALGVDQQHTYAFGDGLNDREMLGFVANGIAMGNASDEIKAVANYVTKNVDENGLSHGFRLVGLLEDE
- the def gene encoding peptide deformylase; the protein is MITMDDIVREGHPVLREVADEVTLPPTEEEQKTLEEMLQFIKNSQDDELAAQYNLRAGVGLAAPQINVAKRMLAVHFTDFDDKLYSYGLFNPRIVSHSVEKAYLSSGEGCLSVDRDVPGYVPRYARITVKGTDLEGNEVKLRLRGMASIVFQHEIDHLNGIMFYDHINKDNPFQEPENASVIDS
- a CDS encoding DMT family transporter codes for the protein MKRLYVGLFTLSLIWGTSFLFIKVLVSSMSVWEVVFWRCTFGAVVLWGIYAFEGKQTLSKLPWGSLLLVGLTNNALPWGLIALSETSITSSLASVLNATTPLWAGLIGLLFFGVRIRGRQWFGIAIGFIGIMVLVDPGEVGFVRNGLAGTLTMIVAAICYGFSSQYIKKNLNDVSAVTVAAITLTFSAMYAFIFTSISGTMNWSLVTTPSIFGSLIGLGAFGSGLGIYIFYYLIQKGSAEFATMVTYLVPVTALLWGSIFLEERIKVSMVVGLAFVLMGVYLAQEKRKKQRGKHHEQQTRVS
- a CDS encoding YkyA family protein — its product is MRLGKLISVLLLSAVLLTACNNGPSAAEKIYDHLEQAVTLEDAFEDQQDPLVQLEQQETELYNKIINLGMKDFDKIKELSEEALSVVEQRQEKLEVEKESIESAKEEFDNVESLIEDLEAEEAQQKAKEMVDAFNKRYEAYQEFYNAYEESNKLDQELYTMFQDKELTQEKLEEQVNKINKSYETVIEKNDQFNKLTKEYNELKKEFYEVADLNIDFDQSSSEDEQPSDSSDDSSEEKQDKESSDNQSDEDQKDEQ